The following is a genomic window from Stenotrophomonas maltophilia.
AACGACTTGACCAGATCATCGACTGCCTTGATCTGTGCCAGGAAGGGCTCAAGGGCGCTCAGCGGCAACGCGCTCGGACCATCGCAACGCGCGTTGTCCGGGTCCGGATGCGCCTCCAGGAACAGCCCGGCCAGGCCAACCGCCATGCCCGCACGCGCCAGCTCCACCACCTGGCGGCGGCGGCCACCGGAGGCCTCACTGCCGGAGTCGCGGCGCTGCAGACTGTGGGTCACATCGAAGATGGCCGGCAGGCCACCGGTGGCCTCGATCATCTCGCGGAAGCCCAGCATGTCCACGACCAGGTTGTCGTAGCCGAACTGCGCGCCACGCTCGCACAGGATGATCCGCTCGTTGCCAGCCTCGCGGATCTTGCTGGCGATGTTCTTCATCTGCGACGGGCTGAGGAACTGCGGCTTCTTGATGTTGATCGCCCGGTCAGTGCGCGCGATGGCGGTGACCAGATCGGTCTGGCGCGCCAGGAACGCGGGGATCTGCAGCACGTCGACCACTTCGGCCACCGGAGCCGCCTGGTCCACTTCATGGACGTCGGTGATCACCGGCACGCCGAAGCGGTTCTTCACTTCCTGGAAGATGCGGATACCCTCTTCCAGGCCCACGCCACGAAAGGACTTGATCGACGAGCGATTGGCCTTGTCGAACGAAGCCTTGAAGACGTAGGGAATACCGAGCTTGCCGGTGACCTCGACGTACTTCTCCGCCGCAAACAGCGTGGAGTCGAGGTCCTCAAGGACGTTCAGACCACCGAACAGGACGAAGGGGAGGTCGTTGCCGACGGCAACAGTATCGTTGATGGAAACGTTCATGAGCTGCTCTCGATTGAATGGGTTGAGGCCACGCGCTGCCAGGTTCCACTTTCGGGCGTGTATCGCTTAACCACCCTGCCCGGCGCGCCGACGATTACTGAATAGGGAGGGAACTCACCCCTGA
Proteins encoded in this region:
- the kdsA gene encoding 3-deoxy-8-phosphooctulonate synthase, which translates into the protein MNVSINDTVAVGNDLPFVLFGGLNVLEDLDSTLFAAEKYVEVTGKLGIPYVFKASFDKANRSSIKSFRGVGLEEGIRIFQEVKNRFGVPVITDVHEVDQAAPVAEVVDVLQIPAFLARQTDLVTAIARTDRAINIKKPQFLSPSQMKNIASKIREAGNERIILCERGAQFGYDNLVVDMLGFREMIEATGGLPAIFDVTHSLQRRDSGSEASGGRRRQVVELARAGMAVGLAGLFLEAHPDPDNARCDGPSALPLSALEPFLAQIKAVDDLVKSFPKLDIA